The following coding sequences are from one Rathayibacter sp. SW19 window:
- a CDS encoding 3-isopropylmalate dehydrogenase: MSRTIKLAVIPGDGIGPEVIDEAVKVLDAATESESVTFDKTEFTLGAARFLETGEVLTDEDLASIREHDAILLGAVGGLPGDPRLKDANIERGLLLKLRFSLDQYVNLRPTTIFPGVSSPLANPGEVDFVVVREGTEGPYVGNGGAIRVGTPQEIANEVSVNTAFGVERVVRFAFAQAAARRNKLTLVHKTNVLVNAGALWKRVVDSVATEFPQVTVDYLHVDAATIFFVTNPARFDVIVTDNLFGDILTDLAAAISGGIGLAASGNINPDGVFPSMFEPVHGSAPDIAGQQKADPTAAILSVALMLSHFGLTDAAARVNAAVLGDLADRGSAHRTTSEVGDAIVARVAA, from the coding sequence ATGTCCCGCACCATCAAACTCGCCGTCATCCCTGGAGACGGCATCGGCCCAGAGGTAATCGACGAAGCGGTCAAGGTGCTTGACGCTGCGACGGAATCCGAGTCTGTAACGTTTGACAAGACAGAATTCACGCTCGGCGCAGCTCGGTTTCTCGAGACCGGCGAAGTATTGACCGATGAAGACCTCGCGTCGATTCGAGAGCACGACGCGATTCTGCTCGGCGCGGTGGGCGGGCTGCCTGGCGACCCGCGGCTGAAGGATGCCAACATCGAGCGCGGGCTGCTGCTCAAGCTGCGCTTCAGCCTTGACCAATACGTGAATCTGCGCCCGACCACGATCTTCCCCGGGGTGTCCAGCCCGCTGGCCAATCCTGGCGAAGTCGACTTCGTCGTGGTGCGCGAGGGCACGGAGGGGCCGTATGTGGGCAACGGCGGTGCCATCCGCGTCGGAACGCCGCAGGAGATCGCCAACGAGGTTTCTGTGAACACGGCATTCGGAGTCGAGCGCGTCGTGCGGTTCGCCTTCGCTCAGGCGGCAGCACGGCGCAACAAGCTGACTCTCGTGCACAAGACCAACGTGCTCGTCAACGCCGGTGCGCTGTGGAAGCGCGTCGTCGACTCCGTCGCAACCGAGTTTCCGCAGGTCACCGTCGACTATCTGCATGTCGACGCCGCCACGATCTTCTTCGTCACGAATCCTGCTAGATTTGACGTCATCGTCACGGACAACCTCTTCGGCGACATTCTGACCGACCTCGCGGCCGCAATCAGCGGCGGCATCGGGCTAGCGGCCTCGGGCAATATCAACCCGGATGGCGTCTTCCCCAGCATGTTCGAACCGGTTCACGGATCGGCCCCGGACATTGCCGGACAGCAGAAGGCCGACCCCACAGCGGCGATCCTGTCCGTCGCGCTGATGCTCAGCCACTTCGGGTTGACGGATGCCGCGGCACGCGTGAACGCGGCCGTGCTCGGCGACCTTGCCGATCGGGGTTCGGCGCATCGCACGACATCCGAGGTCGGTGACGCGATCGTGGCTCGCGTCGCCGCGTAA
- a CDS encoding DUF6458 family protein has protein sequence MSLGAGIFLFVIGAILAFAVNVTPAWIDLQLVGWILMGAGVLVIIIGIVLLAQKRRSVVTRRTGIDPATGQRYDTTERRDDV, from the coding sequence ATGAGTCTCGGCGCGGGCATCTTCCTCTTTGTGATCGGCGCTATTCTCGCGTTCGCGGTCAACGTCACTCCGGCCTGGATCGATCTCCAGCTGGTCGGCTGGATTCTGATGGGGGCAGGAGTGCTCGTCATCATCATCGGAATCGTTTTGCTCGCCCAGAAGCGGAGGAGTGTCGTGACCCGGCGCACCGGTATCGACCCCGCGACCGGGCAACGCTATGACACGACGGAACGCCGCGACGACGTTTAG
- a CDS encoding MFS transporter has product MTTAEALATSTLPARAGARQWAALGVLMLPVLLVSVDNTVLNFALPAISEALEPTGVALLWIIDIYPLVLAGLLVAMGSLADRIGRRKLLVIGSVGFVAMSIVAAFSSTAEALIAARAALGFFGAMLMPSTLSLLRSVFLDRDQRRMAIAVWATGFAAGSALGPIVGGLLLAHFWWGSVFLIAVPVLIPLLILVPLLIPESRDPNPGTIDLLSILLSLAAMAPLVFGIKSLANGGNVVIGVMAVAIGAASGLLFVRRQLRRRNPMLDVRLFTRPAFSGAVGVNLLSVIALVGGLFFISQHLQLVLGQDPIEAALTLLPGLVAMIIAGLAVVPIARRTRPSIVIPIGLMLSASGYTMIAVLGNGLSAGAFIIAFIALGIGIGAAETVSNELIIATAPADKAGAASAVSETAYELGAVLGMAILGTIITASYRAAVVLPFGLTPAQADAAGETIGGAAAVAKTLPSLQADALMASARHAFDSGVALTAGIGAGLVLLAAVLAAVTLRRERSASKKTDAVRPDRVLD; this is encoded by the coding sequence TTGACGACCGCAGAGGCCCTGGCAACCTCGACGCTGCCCGCCCGTGCTGGGGCACGCCAATGGGCTGCTCTCGGCGTGCTCATGCTGCCGGTGCTCCTGGTCTCCGTCGACAACACGGTTTTGAACTTCGCGCTTCCGGCGATCTCAGAAGCCCTGGAGCCGACCGGTGTCGCGCTGCTCTGGATCATCGACATCTACCCGCTGGTGTTGGCGGGGCTCTTGGTGGCGATGGGCAGCCTGGCAGACCGAATCGGCCGGCGCAAGCTTCTCGTGATCGGCTCGGTCGGTTTCGTCGCGATGTCGATCGTTGCGGCATTCTCATCGACGGCAGAAGCGCTGATCGCCGCACGGGCAGCCCTCGGGTTCTTCGGCGCCATGTTGATGCCGTCGACGCTCTCGCTGCTGCGCTCGGTGTTTCTCGACCGGGATCAGCGCCGAATGGCCATCGCGGTTTGGGCGACCGGGTTCGCTGCCGGCTCAGCGCTCGGCCCGATCGTCGGCGGGCTCCTGCTCGCGCACTTCTGGTGGGGGTCCGTCTTCCTGATCGCGGTGCCCGTGCTGATTCCGTTGCTGATTCTCGTGCCGCTCCTGATCCCTGAGTCGCGCGACCCGAATCCGGGAACGATCGATCTGCTCAGCATCCTGCTGTCGCTGGCGGCGATGGCGCCACTGGTCTTCGGCATCAAGTCGCTCGCCAACGGCGGCAACGTCGTCATCGGTGTCATGGCGGTTGCCATCGGGGCTGCGAGCGGTCTGCTGTTCGTGCGACGCCAGTTGCGGCGCAGGAACCCGATGCTCGACGTGCGGCTGTTCACGCGGCCTGCGTTCAGCGGTGCAGTCGGGGTGAACCTGCTCAGCGTGATCGCGCTCGTCGGCGGCCTGTTCTTCATTTCTCAGCATCTGCAGCTGGTGCTCGGTCAAGACCCCATTGAGGCGGCATTGACCCTTTTACCGGGGCTCGTCGCGATGATCATCGCGGGCCTGGCCGTTGTGCCGATCGCCCGCCGCACGCGCCCGAGCATCGTTATCCCCATCGGCCTCATGCTCTCCGCCTCCGGTTACACGATGATCGCGGTGCTCGGTAACGGGCTGAGCGCCGGCGCGTTCATCATCGCGTTCATCGCCCTGGGCATCGGGATCGGTGCCGCCGAGACGGTCTCGAACGAACTGATCATCGCAACGGCACCCGCGGACAAGGCGGGTGCCGCATCCGCTGTGTCCGAGACCGCGTACGAACTCGGCGCCGTGCTCGGCATGGCTATCCTCGGCACGATCATCACGGCGAGCTACCGCGCCGCTGTGGTGCTGCCCTTCGGTCTGACGCCGGCCCAGGCGGATGCCGCGGGGGAGACGATCGGTGGAGCCGCTGCGGTTGCGAAGACGCTTCCGTCGCTCCAGGCGGATGCGCTGATGGCCTCGGCGCGGCACGCCTTCGACAGCGGCGTCGCGCTGACCGCGGGGATCGGTGCTGGCTTGGTGCTGCTGGCGGCGGTGCTGGCCGCCGTGACGCTGCGGCGCGAACGGTCGGCCAGCAAGAAGACGGACGCAGTCCGGCCGGACAGGGTGCTGGACTAA